One Castanea sativa cultivar Marrone di Chiusa Pesio chromosome 4, ASM4071231v1 DNA window includes the following coding sequences:
- the LOC142630891 gene encoding clathrin interactor EPSIN 3-like, which produces MKKAFDQTVRDLKREVNKKVLKVPGIEQKVLDATSNEPWGPHGSLLADIAMATRNYHEYQMIMAVIWKRINDTGKNWRHVYKGLTVLEYLVAHGSERVIDEIREHAYQIQTLSDFQYIDSSGRDQGSNVRKKSQSLVVLVNDKERIIEVRQKAAANRDKFRTASSTGGMFRPGSYGDRYEDDRYEGRYGSRDEDRNGYGYGKEREMGYRDDDRSGRYGDSNSRDGDRYGRDYDERSSRDGYRDDDYRGRSRSVDDYQYGSRSRSSDRDKDRAFDDDGQYSSRGSGARADDQSQEGRKLDRKFSEQNIGAPPSYEEAVSESRSPVNSERGGETPAASAPRDSSPVSNIPSQATTAHGASASPQNQEVEAFDEFDPRGSIPAAPATSNSAEMDLLGSLSDSLAIVPTTSVTTASEADIHTNSAPSSTFVAAPSVANVVNQPFEDPFGDSPFKAFPSTDGASSQQQTSASFQPTMNQSAEPLQPGVPKADTVSNFDFGDTFGGLTYSGPSVSTIQPQTNPQYLPQELSSPQENTDILADILPPSGPSPAFTSQPAPLPAFTSQPAPSPSFTSQPAPSPAFTSQPGFSAPAGQPAQATANVYGGFHPQPGPMAPQVQAGPTAQLNSGSFLPQGGSTAPIASHMPFQTPAGPTPQLNGGNFYPQQGGSAPPITSHMASQAPTGPAAQFNGGNFLALQGSAAPLATHATYQTTTGPAVQQNNDFLGNMLPQSGPNNHMNLQQNLPSSSGSLSTVPQPSKDKFETKSTVWTDTLSRGLVNLNISGPKINPLADIGIDFDAINRKEKRMEKPAATPVTSTINMGKAMGSGSGIGRAGASALRAPPTPMMGSGMGMGMNMGMGGGPGAGMGMGAYGGMNQQPMGMRMGMNMGMNMNMGMGQGVHMQAPTGLPPGSNMSGGYNPMMGTGGYVPQQPYGGGYR; this is translated from the exons ATGAAGAAGGCCTTTGATCAAACCGTTAGGGATCT TAAAAGAGAGGTGAATAAGAAAGTGCTTAAAGTCCCTGGAATTGAACAGAAG GTTCTTGATGCTACTAGCAATGAGCCCTGGGGTCCTCATGGATCACTTCTTGCAGATATTGCAATGGCAACCAGAAACTA TCACGAATACCAGATGATCATGGCAGTAATCTGGAAGCGGATTAATGATACTGGCAAGAACTGGCGGCATGTCTATAAG GGTTTGACTGTTTTGGAGTACCTAGTAGCCCATGGGTCCGAGCGTGTCATAGATGAGATCAGggaacatgcatatcaaatacAA ACGTTGTCCGATTTTCAGTATATTGATTCCAGTGGAAGGGACCAGGGAAGCAATGTCAGGAAGAAATCTCAGAGTCTTGTGGTCCTAGTGAATGATAAAGAAAGGATAATTGAAGTTAGACAGAAGGCAGCTGCTAATAGGGACAA GTTCCGTACCGCCTCATCAACTGGTGGAATGTTTAGGCCCGGTTCATATGGTGACAGATATGAGGATGATCGTTATGAAGGCCGCTACGGAAGCAGGGATGAAGATAGGAATGGTTATGGTTAtgggaaagaaagagaaatgggCTACAGGGATGATGACCGGTCTGGCAGATATGGGGACTCAAATAGTCGTGATGGAGATCGTTATGGAAGAGATTATGATGAACGCAGTAGCAGAGATGGTTACAGGGATGATGATTACCGTGGAAGAAGTCGAAGTGTTGATGATTACCAATATGGCTCAAGAAGTAGGAGCTCTGACAGAGACAAAGATCGTGCTTTTGATGATGATGGTCAATATTCTTCTCG AGGCAGTGGTGCCAGAGCTGATGACCAATCTCAGGAGGGAAG GAAGCTGGATCGGAAATTTTCTGAACAGAATATTGGTGCTCCTCCAAGTTATGAAGAAGCTGTGAGCGAGTCCCGAAGCCCTGTTAACAGTGAAAG GGGTGGAGAAACTCCAGCAGCATCTGCTCCCAGAGATTCTTCACCAGTAAGCAATATTCCAAGCCAAGCAACCACTGCTCATGGTGCTTCAGCATCTCCACAAAACCAGGAAGTTGAGGCTTTCGATGAATTTGATCCTCGAGGTTCAATTCCAG CTGCTCCAGCTACCTCAAACAGTGCTGAGATGGACTTACTTGGCTCTCTGTCAGATTCATTAGCCATTGTGCCAACTACATCTGTTACCACAGCCTCTGAGGCTGATATTCACACAAACTCTGCTCCATCTTCCACTTTTGTGGCGGCACCATCAGTTGCTAATGTTGTAAATCAG CCTTTTGAAGATCCATTTGGCGACTCTCCTTTCAAAGCTTTTCCTTCCACCGATGGTGCCTCGTCTCAACAGCAGACTTCTGCTTCCTTCCAGCCTACCATGAACCAGAGTGCTGAACCGCTCCAACCTGGTGTGCCAAAGGCTGATACAGTCTCAAATTTTGACTTTGGGGACACATTTGGGGGGCTTACTTACTCTGGACCCAGTGTCTCCACTATTCAACCTCAAACAAACCCACAGTATTTGCCTCAGGAGCTGTCAAGTCCACAGGAGAACACTGATATTCTGGCGGACATTCTCCCACCTTCTGGACCTTCACCTGCGTTCACTTCACAGCCAGCTCCTTTACCTGCTTTTACTTCACAGCCAGCTCCTTCACCTTCTTTTACTTCACAGCCAGCTCCCTCACCCGCTTTTACTTCACAGCCAGGTTTTTCAGCTCCAGCTGGTCAACCTGCACAGGCAACTGCTAATGTTTATGGCGGTTTTCATCCACAGCCAGGACCTATGGCTCCTCAGGTTCAAGCTGGACCTACTGCACAGCTCAACAGTGGAAGCTTCCTCCCACAGGGAGGATCTACAGCTCCCATCGCTTCACACATGCCTTTTCAAACTCCAGCTGGACCAACTCCACAGCTTAATGGTGGAAACTTTTATCCTCAACAGGGAGGATCTGCACCTCCCATCACTTCACATATGGCTTCTCAAGCACCAACTGGACCTGCTGCACAGTTCAATGGCGGGAACTTCCTTGCACTACAGGGTTCTGCAGCTCCACTAGCTACACATGCCACTTATCAAACTACCACCGGACCTGCTGTACAACAAAATAATGATTTCCTTGGTAATATGCTTCCTCAATCGGGACCAAACAACCACATGAATTTACAGCAAAATCTTCCATCTTCATCAGGATCACTTTCAACAGTTCCTCAACCATCCAAGGACAAGTTTGAGACCAAGTCAACTGTTTGGACCGATACACTAAGCAGAGGGCTAGTCAATTTGAATATATCCGGAC CTAAAATAAATCCATTGGCGGATATTGGAATTGATTTTGATGCCATTAATCGGAAGGAGAAGAGGATGGAAAAACCTGCTGCAACTCCTGTAACATCTACGATCAACATGGGTAAAGCTATGGGATCTGGTTCTGGGATAGGTCGTGCTGGTGCAAGTGCTCTTAGAGCTCCACCAACCCCTATGATGGGTTCTGGTATGGGTATGGGTATGAATATGGGTATGGGTGGTGGGCCTGGTGCAGGCATGGGCATGGGGGCTTATGGAGGCATGAATCAACAACCCATGGGTATGAGAATGGGGATGAACATGGGCATGAATATGAATATGGGTATGGGGCAAGGAGTCCATATGCAAGCACCAACTGGATTACCTCCTGGATCAAACATGTCTGGTGGTTACAACCCCATGATGGGCACAGGTGGTTATGTGCCTCAGCAGCCTTATGGTGGCGGCTATCGATGA